The following coding sequences are from one Streptomyces venezuelae window:
- the whiG gene encoding RNA polymerase sigma factor WhiG, translating to MPQHTSGSDRAAAPPAARSGEQERPPAPSSLDELWRSYKETGDGRLREQLILHYSPLVKYVAGRVSVGLPPNVEQADFVSSGVFGLIDAIEKFDIERSIKFETYAITRIRGAMIDELRALDWIPRSVRQKARNVERAYATLEAQLRRTPSEGEVAAEMGIALEELHAVFSQLSLANVVALEELLHAGADGGDRLSLMDTLEDHAADNPVEVAEDRELRRLLARAINTLPEREKTVVTLYYYEGLTLAEIGNVLGVTESRVSQIHTKSVLQLRAKLASFGR from the coding sequence ATGCCCCAGCACACCTCAGGGTCCGATCGGGCAGCGGCTCCCCCCGCCGCCCGTAGCGGCGAGCAGGAGCGGCCCCCCGCGCCCTCGTCGCTGGACGAGCTGTGGCGCTCGTACAAAGAGACGGGGGACGGGAGGCTGCGGGAGCAGCTGATCCTGCACTACTCGCCGCTGGTGAAGTACGTCGCGGGGCGGGTCAGCGTGGGGCTGCCGCCCAACGTCGAGCAGGCCGACTTCGTGTCGTCAGGCGTGTTCGGGCTCATCGACGCGATCGAGAAGTTCGACATCGAGCGGTCCATCAAGTTCGAGACGTACGCGATCACCCGCATCCGCGGGGCCATGATCGACGAACTGCGCGCGCTCGACTGGATCCCGCGTTCGGTGCGGCAGAAGGCGCGCAACGTCGAGCGGGCGTACGCCACACTCGAGGCGCAGTTGAGGCGCACTCCGTCGGAGGGCGAGGTCGCCGCCGAGATGGGGATCGCGCTGGAGGAACTGCACGCGGTTTTCAGCCAGTTGTCGCTGGCCAACGTCGTGGCCCTCGAAGAGCTGCTCCACGCGGGAGCCGACGGCGGCGACCGGCTCAGCCTGATGGACACGCTCGAGGACCACGCGGCCGACAACCCCGTGGAGGTCGCTGAGGACCGTGAGCTGCGCAGGCTGCTCGCGCGGGCCATCAACACGCTGCCGGAGCGTGAGAAGACCGTCGTCACGCTCTACTACTACGAAGGGCTGACGCTCGCCGAGATCGGCAACGTCCTCGGGGTGACCGAGAGCCGGGTGAGTCAGATCCACACCAAATCCGTGCTGCAGCTGCGTGCGAAGCTGGCGAGTTTTGGGCGCTGA
- a CDS encoding TetR/AcrR family transcriptional regulator: MAEHRSMQRGALLDAARSLLSEGGTEALTFPALAERTGLARSSVYEYFRSRAAVVEELCEVDFPVWAAEVSAAMECEESAEGKVEAYVRRQLALVGDRRHRAVVAISASELDAGAREKIRAAHGGLIAMIVEALEELGHEQPRMAAMLLQGIVDAAVRRIELGVAEQPEAITEAAVAMALRGVQG; the protein is encoded by the coding sequence GTGGCCGAGCACCGGTCGATGCAGCGCGGCGCCCTGCTGGACGCCGCGCGTTCCCTGCTGTCCGAAGGCGGTACGGAGGCGTTGACCTTCCCCGCACTCGCCGAGCGCACCGGGCTCGCCCGGTCGTCCGTGTACGAGTACTTCCGGTCGCGGGCCGCCGTGGTCGAAGAGCTGTGCGAGGTCGACTTCCCCGTCTGGGCGGCGGAGGTCTCGGCGGCGATGGAGTGCGAGGAGTCGGCCGAGGGCAAGGTCGAGGCGTACGTACGACGGCAGCTGGCGCTGGTCGGGGATCGGCGGCACCGCGCCGTGGTCGCCATCTCCGCGAGCGAGCTGGACGCCGGGGCGCGGGAGAAGATCCGCGCCGCGCACGGTGGCCTCATCGCGATGATCGTCGAGGCGCTCGAAGAGCTGGGGCACGAGCAGCCCCGCATGGCGGCGATGCTCCTCCAGGGCATCGTGGACGCCGCGGTGCGGCGCATCGAGCTCGGCGTGGCGGAGCAGCCCGAGGCCATCACGGAGGCAGCCGTGGCCATGGCGCTGCGGGGAGTCCAGGGCTGA
- the rpsB gene encoding 30S ribosomal protein S2, producing the protein MAVVTMRELLESGVHFGHQTRRWNPKMKRFIFTERNGIYIIDLLQSLSYIDRAYEFVKETVAHGGTVMFVGTKKQAQEAIAEQATRVGMPYVNQRWLGGMLTNFSTVYKRLQRLKELEQIDFEDVAASGLTKKELLVLSREKAKLEKTLGGIREMQKVPSAVWIVDTKKEHIAVGEARKLNIPVVAILDTNCDPDEVDYKIPGNDDAIRSVTLLTRVIADAVAEGLIARSGVAAGDSKPGEKAQGEPLAEWERDLLEGEKKADEPKAAEAEAEVQKSAETEKAADAEQADAPAAAADAEQA; encoded by the coding sequence ATGGCCGTCGTCACGATGCGGGAGCTGCTGGAGAGCGGCGTCCACTTCGGTCACCAGACCCGTCGTTGGAACCCGAAGATGAAGCGCTTCATCTTCACGGAGCGCAACGGCATCTACATCATCGACCTGCTCCAGTCGCTGTCGTACATCGACCGCGCCTACGAGTTCGTCAAGGAGACCGTCGCCCACGGCGGCACGGTCATGTTCGTCGGCACGAAGAAGCAGGCGCAGGAGGCCATCGCGGAGCAGGCCACCCGCGTCGGCATGCCCTACGTCAACCAGCGCTGGCTGGGCGGCATGCTCACCAACTTCTCGACCGTCTACAAGCGTCTGCAGCGCCTCAAGGAGCTCGAGCAGATCGACTTCGAGGACGTCGCCGCCTCCGGTCTCACCAAGAAGGAGCTTCTCGTGCTCTCGCGCGAGAAGGCCAAGCTGGAGAAGACCCTCGGTGGTATCCGCGAGATGCAGAAGGTGCCCAGCGCCGTCTGGATCGTGGACACCAAGAAGGAGCACATCGCGGTCGGCGAGGCCCGGAAGCTCAACATCCCGGTCGTCGCCATCCTCGACACCAACTGCGACCCCGACGAGGTCGACTACAAGATCCCGGGCAACGACGACGCGATCCGCTCCGTCACGCTGCTCACCCGCGTGATCGCCGACGCCGTCGCCGAGGGCCTCATCGCCCGCTCCGGCGTTGCCGCCGGTGACTCGAAGCCGGGCGAGAAGGCCCAGGGCGAGCCCCTCGCCGAGTGGGAGCGCGACCTGCTCGAGGGCGAGAAGAAGGCCGACGAGCCGAAGGCCGCCGAGGCCGAGGCCGAGGTTCAGAAGTCCGCCGAGACGGAGAAGGCTGCCGACGCCGAGCAGGCCGACGCCCCCGCCGCGGCCGCGGACGCCGAGCAGGCCTGA
- the tsf gene encoding translation elongation factor Ts — protein sequence MANYTAADVKKLRELTGAGMMDCKKALDEAEGDVDKAVEALRIKGQKGVAKREGRSAENGAVVSLIADDNTSGVIVELKCETDFVAKGDKFQAVANNLAAHIAKTSPADIEALLASEIEAGKTVQAYVDEANANLGEKIVLDRFAQFSGAYVSAYMHRTMPDLPPQIGVLVELDKADADVAKGIAQHIAAFAPKYLSREDVPAEVVETERRVAEETTRAEGKPEAALPKIVEGRVNGFFKEATLLGQPYALDNKKSVEKVLAEAGVTLKRFSRIKVGI from the coding sequence ATGGCGAACTACACCGCCGCTGACGTCAAGAAGCTCCGTGAGCTCACGGGCGCCGGCATGATGGACTGCAAGAAGGCGCTCGACGAGGCCGAGGGCGACGTCGACAAGGCCGTCGAGGCGCTCCGCATCAAGGGCCAGAAGGGCGTCGCCAAGCGCGAGGGCCGCTCCGCCGAGAACGGCGCCGTGGTCTCCCTCATCGCCGACGACAACACCTCCGGTGTCATCGTCGAGCTGAAGTGCGAGACGGACTTCGTCGCCAAGGGTGACAAGTTCCAGGCCGTGGCGAACAACCTCGCCGCCCACATCGCCAAGACCTCCCCGGCCGACATCGAGGCGCTGCTCGCGTCCGAGATCGAGGCCGGCAAGACCGTCCAGGCGTACGTCGACGAGGCCAACGCCAACCTCGGCGAGAAGATCGTCCTGGACCGCTTCGCGCAGTTCTCCGGCGCCTACGTCTCCGCGTACATGCACCGCACGATGCCCGACCTGCCCCCGCAGATCGGTGTCCTCGTCGAGCTGGACAAGGCCGACGCCGACGTCGCCAAGGGCATCGCCCAGCACATTGCCGCCTTCGCGCCGAAGTACCTCTCCCGTGAGGACGTCCCGGCCGAGGTCGTCGAGACCGAGCGTCGCGTCGCCGAGGAGACCACCCGCGCCGAGGGCAAGCCCGAGGCCGCCCTCCCGAAGATCGTCGAGGGTCGCGTCAACGGCTTCTTCAAGGAGGCCACCCTCCTCGGCCAGCCCTACGCGCTGGACAACAAGAAGTCGGTCGAGAAGGTTCTCGCCGAGGCCGGTGTCACCCTGAAGCGCTTCTCGCGCATCAAGGTCGGCATCTGA
- the pyrH gene encoding UMP kinase, protein MTTQADSKSDDGKVAGRFLLKLSGEAFAGGGGLGVDPDVVHAIAREIAAVVRDGAQIAVVIGGGNFFRGAELQQRGMDRARSDYMGMLGTVMNCLALQDFLEKEGIDCRVQTAITMGQVAEPYIPLRAVRHLEKGRVVIFGAGMGMPYFSTDTTAAQRALEIDAEALLMGKNGVDGVYDSDPKTNPDAVKFDSLGYGEVITRDLKVADMTAITLCRDNKLPILVFELLSEGNIARAVKGEKIGTLVGDQGSRA, encoded by the coding sequence ATGACCACCCAGGCCGACTCGAAGAGTGATGACGGCAAAGTAGCCGGACGCTTCCTGCTGAAGCTCTCCGGCGAAGCGTTCGCCGGTGGGGGCGGCCTCGGGGTCGACCCCGACGTGGTGCACGCCATCGCCCGGGAGATCGCCGCCGTCGTCCGTGACGGCGCCCAGATCGCCGTCGTCATCGGCGGAGGCAACTTCTTCCGCGGCGCCGAGCTCCAGCAGCGCGGCATGGACCGGGCCCGCTCCGACTACATGGGCATGCTCGGCACCGTCATGAACTGCCTCGCGCTGCAGGACTTCCTGGAGAAGGAAGGCATCGACTGCCGCGTCCAGACCGCCATCACGATGGGGCAGGTCGCGGAGCCGTACATCCCGCTGCGCGCCGTGCGCCACCTGGAGAAGGGCCGTGTGGTCATCTTCGGTGCCGGCATGGGCATGCCGTACTTCTCCACTGACACCACCGCCGCGCAGCGCGCCCTCGAGATCGACGCCGAGGCGCTGCTCATGGGCAAGAACGGCGTGGACGGGGTCTACGACTCCGACCCGAAGACCAACCCCGACGCGGTGAAGTTCGACTCCCTCGGCTACGGCGAGGTCATCACCCGCGACCTCAAGGTCGCCGACATGACCGCGATCACGCTGTGCCGGGACAACAAGCTGCCCATCCTGGTCTTCGAGCTGCTCTCCGAGGGCAATATCGCACGGGCCGTCAAGGGTGAGAAGATCGGCACACTCGTGGGCGACCAGGGAAGCCGGGCCTGA
- the frr gene encoding ribosome recycling factor, whose amino-acid sequence MIEETLLEAEEKMEKAVVVAKEDFAAIRTGRAHPAMFNKIVADYYGALTPINQLASFSVPEPRMAVVTPFDKSALRNIEQAIRDSDLGVNPSNDGNIIRVTFPELTQDRRKEFIKVAKTKAEDSKISIRSIRRKAKEAFDKAVKDGDVGEDEGRRAEKELDDTTAKYVAQVDELLKHKEAELLEV is encoded by the coding sequence GTGATCGAAGAGACCCTCCTCGAGGCCGAGGAGAAGATGGAGAAGGCCGTCGTGGTCGCCAAGGAGGACTTCGCCGCGATCCGCACCGGCCGTGCGCACCCGGCGATGTTCAACAAGATCGTGGCTGACTACTACGGCGCGCTGACGCCGATCAACCAGCTGGCCTCGTTCTCGGTGCCCGAGCCGCGGATGGCCGTGGTGACCCCGTTCGACAAGAGCGCGCTGCGCAACATCGAGCAGGCCATCCGGGACTCCGACCTCGGCGTCAACCCGAGCAACGACGGCAACATCATCCGGGTGACCTTCCCCGAGCTCACCCAGGACCGCCGCAAGGAGTTCATCAAGGTCGCCAAGACCAAGGCCGAGGACTCCAAGATCTCGATCCGGTCGATCCGCCGCAAGGCCAAGGAGGCCTTCGACAAGGCGGTCAAGGACGGCGACGTCGGCGAGGACGAGGGGCGCCGCGCCGAGAAGGAGCTCGACGACACCACCGCGAAGTACGTCGCCCAGGTGGACGAGCTGCTCAAGCACAAGGAAGCCGAGCTGCTCGAAGTCTGA
- a CDS encoding phosphatidate cytidylyltransferase — protein MNDSSWGAPPRAGYWGPSDQGPGQGATPPGPAYDAQDALFPSETQPMPIVPDVPVTGGDQDDDRGATRMGGPLFRDEPPQEPMPSAPQPQPAPAAPQKKSAGRDLGAAIGVGVGLGAVIIASLFIVKAVFIGVIAVAVVVGLWELTSRLEERKGIKAPLVPLAVGGAAMVVAGYVRGTEGAWVAMALTALAVLVWRMTEPPEGYLKDVTAGVFAAFYVPFLATFVALMLTADDGPQRVLTFLLLTVVSDTGAYAIGWRFGKHKLAPRISPGKTREGLVGAVTFAMAAGALCLHFLIDDGVWWQGLVIGFAVAASATLGDLGESMIKRDLGIKDMGTLLPGHGGIMDRLDSLLPTAPVVWLLLVAFVGLG, from the coding sequence GTGAACGACTCTTCCTGGGGGGCGCCGCCCAGAGCCGGGTATTGGGGGCCGTCCGACCAGGGCCCCGGCCAGGGGGCGACCCCGCCGGGTCCCGCGTACGATGCGCAGGACGCGCTGTTTCCGTCCGAGACGCAGCCCATGCCCATCGTGCCCGACGTACCCGTGACCGGCGGAGACCAGGACGACGACCGGGGGGCCACTCGGATGGGCGGCCCCCTGTTCCGTGACGAGCCTCCGCAGGAGCCCATGCCCAGCGCACCACAGCCGCAGCCCGCCCCGGCCGCACCGCAGAAGAAGAGCGCGGGCCGCGATCTCGGGGCAGCCATAGGAGTCGGTGTGGGACTCGGCGCGGTGATCATCGCGTCGCTGTTCATCGTGAAGGCCGTCTTCATCGGCGTCATAGCGGTCGCCGTCGTCGTCGGCCTCTGGGAGCTCACCTCCCGCCTGGAGGAGCGCAAGGGCATCAAGGCGCCCCTCGTGCCGCTCGCGGTGGGCGGCGCGGCGATGGTCGTCGCCGGGTACGTGCGCGGGACCGAGGGCGCGTGGGTCGCGATGGCGCTCACCGCACTCGCCGTCCTCGTCTGGCGCATGACGGAGCCGCCCGAGGGCTATCTGAAGGACGTCACGGCGGGGGTCTTCGCGGCCTTCTACGTCCCGTTCCTCGCGACCTTCGTGGCGCTGATGCTCACCGCGGACGACGGTCCGCAGCGGGTCCTGACGTTCCTGCTCCTGACCGTGGTCAGTGACACGGGGGCGTACGCGATCGGCTGGCGCTTCGGCAAGCACAAGCTGGCGCCGCGCATCAGCCCCGGCAAGACCCGGGAGGGCCTGGTCGGCGCGGTCACCTTCGCGATGGCCGCGGGCGCGCTGTGCCTGCACTTCCTCATCGACGACGGTGTGTGGTGGCAGGGCCTGGTGATCGGCTTCGCCGTCGCGGCGAGCGCGACGCTCGGCGACCTCGGCGAATCGATGATCAAGCGGGACCTCGGCATCAAGGACATGGGTACGCTGCTGCCGGGCCACGGCGGCATCATGGACCGCCTGGACTCCCTGCTGCCGACCGCACCGGTGGTGTGGTTGCTGCTCGTGGCGTTCGTGGGGCTCGGCTGA
- a CDS encoding single-stranded DNA-binding protein codes for MSFGETPVTVVGNLTADPEIKFTEGGAALAKFTIATTPRVFDRESNQGKDGTSRQGEVFGVPVDAVGSLTGWLHDGLQIKVVTGRALFGKPKNNKVRDVPLPDSVAQALTQHMQHHPPVDVTLPWKRPDGPPVTKRLIFSGPKGNHVYRSNFDISPWKPALATAGPIDKPEDGAPLPSAREHGMHALRHFYAFVLLDAGENIKTLNSYLGHTDPGFTPRVCTHLMPSSESRTRRAIDTLCKSASEGNEAQAA; via the coding sequence ATGTCGTTCGGAGAGACCCCCGTCACCGTCGTCGGCAACCTCACCGCCGACCCCGAGATCAAGTTCACCGAGGGCGGGGCCGCACTCGCCAAGTTCACCATCGCGACCACCCCGCGCGTCTTCGACCGCGAGTCCAACCAAGGGAAGGACGGCACGTCGCGGCAGGGCGAAGTCTTCGGTGTGCCGGTCGACGCCGTGGGGTCCCTTACGGGCTGGCTGCACGACGGGCTGCAGATCAAGGTCGTGACGGGCAGGGCGCTCTTCGGGAAGCCCAAGAACAACAAGGTGCGTGACGTGCCGCTCCCCGATTCAGTCGCTCAGGCACTCACTCAGCACATGCAGCACCATCCGCCCGTGGACGTCACGCTTCCGTGGAAGAGGCCCGATGGCCCGCCCGTCACCAAGCGGCTCATCTTTTCGGGCCCGAAGGGCAACCACGTCTACCGGAGCAACTTCGACATCAGCCCGTGGAAACCAGCTCTTGCTACGGCAGGCCCCATCGACAAGCCGGAGGACGGCGCCCCCCTGCCCTCGGCTCGCGAGCACGGCATGCACGCGCTTCGACACTTCTACGCTTTTGTGCTCTTGGACGCTGGAGAGAACATCAAGACGCTCAACAGCTACCTCGGGCACACAGATCCCGGCTTCACTCCGCGGGTCTGCACGCACCTCATGCCGAGCAGCGAGTCCCGGACGCGAAGGGCAATCGACACCCTCTGCAAGAGCGCCAGCGAGGGCAACGAGGCTCAGGCAGCGTAG
- the rlmN gene encoding 23S rRNA (adenine(2503)-C(2))-methyltransferase RlmN, which produces MPVPGELTFVAPRGAKKPPRHLADLTPAERKEAVAAIGEKPFRAKQLSQHYFARYAHDPAEWTDIPAGAREKLRDALLPDLMSVVRHISCDDDTTRKTLWRLFDGTLVESVLMRYPDRVTMCISSQAGCGMNCPFCATGQAGLDRNLSTGEIVHQIVDGMRALRDGEIPGGPARLSNIVFMGMGEPLANYKRVVGAIRALTDPEPDGLGLSQRGITVSTVGLVPAIHRFADEGFKCRLAISLHAPDDELRDTLVPVNTRWKVREVLDAGWEYAAKSGRRLSIEYALIRDINDHAWRGDRLGRLLKGKPVHVNLIPLNPTPGSKWTASRPEDEKAFVEAIAAHGVPVTIRDTRGQEIDGACGQLAAAER; this is translated from the coding sequence ATGCCTGTACCCGGAGAACTCACTTTCGTCGCGCCCCGCGGTGCCAAGAAGCCCCCGCGGCACCTCGCCGACCTCACGCCCGCCGAGCGCAAGGAAGCCGTCGCCGCCATCGGCGAGAAGCCGTTCCGTGCCAAGCAGCTCTCGCAGCACTACTTCGCGCGGTACGCGCACGACCCGGCCGAGTGGACCGACATCCCGGCCGGGGCGCGCGAGAAGCTGCGGGACGCGTTGCTGCCCGATCTGATGTCTGTGGTGCGGCACATCAGCTGTGACGACGACACGACGCGCAAGACGCTGTGGCGGCTGTTCGACGGGACGCTCGTCGAGTCCGTGCTCATGCGGTACCCGGACCGGGTCACCATGTGCATCAGCTCGCAGGCGGGCTGCGGCATGAACTGTCCGTTCTGCGCCACGGGGCAGGCCGGTCTCGACCGGAACCTGTCGACCGGCGAGATCGTGCATCAGATCGTCGACGGCATGCGGGCGCTGCGGGACGGCGAGATTCCGGGTGGGCCGGCACGGTTGTCCAACATCGTCTTCATGGGGATGGGCGAGCCGCTCGCCAACTACAAGCGGGTCGTCGGTGCCATTCGTGCGCTGACCGACCCGGAGCCCGACGGTCTCGGTCTTTCGCAGCGCGGTATCACCGTGTCGACGGTGGGGCTCGTGCCCGCCATCCACCGGTTCGCCGACGAGGGCTTCAAGTGCCGGCTCGCGATCTCGCTGCACGCGCCGGACGACGAGCTGCGCGACACCCTCGTACCGGTCAACACGCGGTGGAAGGTGCGGGAGGTGCTGGACGCCGGGTGGGAGTACGCCGCGAAGTCCGGGCGCCGACTGTCCATCGAGTACGCGCTCATCCGTGACATCAACGACCACGCGTGGCGTGGTGACCGGCTCGGGCGGCTGCTCAAGGGCAAGCCCGTGCACGTCAACCTCATTCCGCTGAACCCGACGCCGGGGTCGAAGTGGACGGCCTCGCGGCCCGAGGACGAGAAGGCGTTCGTGGAGGCCATCGCCGCCCACGGTGTGCCCGTCACGATTCGGGACACCCGTGGTCAGGAGATCGACGGGGCGTGCGGCCAGCTGGCGGCGGCCGAGCGGTAG
- a CDS encoding thiamine ABC transporter substrate binding subunit: protein MSTTKSGSTKKVTFTAVAVGIGLVAVSACGSSGGGSGTSDSKSVTLVSHDSFNVSKDVLKDFEKRSGYKVKVLKDGDAGAAVNKAILSKDNPQGDVFFGVDNTLLSRALDNGLFQAHEVKGSEKIKAEFRVDEGKHRVTPVDSGDICVNYDKKYFADKKLAPPKSFADLTKPAYKNLLVTENASTSSPGLGFLLGTAAAYGDDGWAGYWKKLKANGVKVVDGWEQAYNEEFSGSAGGKKAKGDRPLVVSYASSPPVEVLYGEPQPKQAPTGVATGTCFRQVEYAGLLSNAGNEKGGKALLDFLASQEFQEDMPLNMFVNPVREGTKLPKLFTEHGVTVDDPQTMDPKKIADNREPWIKSWTSLVLK, encoded by the coding sequence GTGAGCACCACCAAGTCAGGGAGCACCAAGAAGGTCACGTTCACCGCCGTGGCGGTGGGCATCGGGCTCGTCGCCGTCTCCGCGTGCGGCAGCTCCGGGGGCGGGTCCGGGACGTCCGATTCCAAGAGTGTGACGCTGGTCAGTCACGACTCCTTCAATGTCTCCAAGGACGTGTTGAAGGACTTCGAGAAGCGGTCCGGGTACAAGGTCAAGGTCCTCAAGGACGGTGACGCCGGCGCTGCCGTGAACAAGGCGATCCTGTCCAAGGACAACCCTCAGGGCGATGTCTTCTTCGGCGTCGACAACACGCTCCTCTCCCGGGCGCTCGACAACGGGCTCTTCCAGGCTCACGAGGTCAAGGGCTCGGAGAAGATCAAGGCCGAGTTCCGGGTCGATGAGGGCAAGCACCGGGTCACGCCCGTCGACAGCGGTGACATCTGCGTCAACTATGACAAGAAGTACTTCGCCGACAAGAAGCTCGCGCCCCCGAAGTCCTTCGCCGATCTGACCAAGCCCGCGTACAAGAACCTGCTCGTCACCGAGAACGCCTCGACCTCGTCGCCCGGCCTCGGCTTCCTGCTCGGCACCGCCGCCGCGTACGGGGACGACGGCTGGGCCGGCTACTGGAAGAAGCTCAAGGCCAACGGCGTCAAGGTCGTCGACGGCTGGGAGCAGGCGTACAACGAGGAGTTCTCCGGGTCCGCCGGTGGCAAGAAGGCCAAGGGCGACCGGCCGCTCGTGGTGTCGTACGCCTCCTCGCCGCCCGTCGAGGTGCTGTACGGCGAGCCGCAGCCCAAGCAGGCGCCGACCGGCGTCGCCACCGGCACCTGCTTCCGCCAGGTCGAGTACGCGGGCCTGCTCAGCAACGCGGGCAACGAGAAGGGCGGCAAGGCGCTCCTCGACTTCCTGGCGAGCCAGGAGTTCCAGGAGGACATGCCGCTCAACATGTTCGTGAACCCGGTGCGCGAGGGCACCAAGCTGCCGAAGCTGTTCACCGAGCACGGCGTGACGGTCGACGACCCGCAGACCATGGACCCGAAGAAGATCGCCGACAACCGCGAGCCGTGGATCAAGTCGTGGACCTCGCTCGTACTGAAGTAG
- a CDS encoding ABC transporter permease gives MDLARTEVAKPGPRAGSRRGSATRLGLMAVPVAFFGLFFAYPVTAIVARGLHVDGVWRFGRITDVLGQSDIRQVLWFTTWQALASTALTLLIALPGAYVFARFDFPGKRVLRAVVTVPFVLPTVVVGTAFLALIGRGGLFDELWGVRLDTTVWAILLAHVFFNYAVVVRTVGGLWSQLDPRQEEAARMLGASRWAAWRTVTLPALAPAVAAAALMVFLFTFTSFGVVQILGGPAYSTLEVEIYRQTAQLLDLPTAAVLTLVQFAAVGLILAIHAWTVRRRESALKLVDASAVARRPRGAGQWTLLAFVMVTVVLLILLPLGVLVQRSFDGPEGFGVAYYKELTSADGGAFLVPPIEAIGNSLQYAVVATGITVLIGGLAAAALTRRAGRLVRGFDALLMLPLGVSAVTVGFGFLITLDKPPLDLRSSWILVPLAQALVGVPFVVRTMLPVLRAVDGRLREAAAVLGASPLRAWREVDLPMVWRALLIAAGFAFAVSLGEFGATVFIARPDNPTLPVAVARLLGRAGDLNYGQAMALSTILMVVCAVSLMMLERVRTGRTTGEF, from the coding sequence GTGGACCTCGCTCGTACTGAAGTAGCGAAACCGGGCCCACGCGCGGGGTCCCGGCGCGGGAGCGCGACGCGGCTCGGTCTGATGGCCGTGCCCGTCGCGTTCTTCGGACTCTTCTTCGCCTATCCCGTCACGGCGATCGTCGCGCGCGGGCTGCACGTCGACGGCGTGTGGCGGTTCGGGCGGATCACGGACGTCCTCGGGCAGTCCGACATCCGGCAGGTGCTGTGGTTCACCACCTGGCAGGCGCTCGCGTCGACGGCGCTCACGCTCCTGATCGCGCTCCCCGGCGCGTACGTCTTCGCGCGCTTCGACTTCCCCGGCAAGCGGGTGCTGCGGGCCGTCGTCACCGTGCCGTTCGTGCTTCCGACCGTCGTCGTCGGCACGGCGTTCCTCGCGCTGATCGGGCGGGGCGGGCTCTTCGACGAGCTGTGGGGCGTACGCCTGGACACCACGGTGTGGGCGATCCTGCTCGCGCACGTCTTCTTCAACTACGCGGTCGTCGTACGGACCGTCGGCGGCCTCTGGTCGCAGCTTGACCCGCGCCAGGAGGAGGCCGCGCGGATGCTCGGCGCCTCCCGGTGGGCCGCGTGGCGGACGGTGACGCTGCCCGCGCTCGCGCCCGCCGTCGCGGCCGCCGCGCTCATGGTCTTCCTCTTCACCTTCACCTCCTTCGGCGTGGTGCAGATCCTCGGCGGACCCGCGTACTCGACGCTCGAAGTGGAGATCTACCGGCAGACCGCGCAACTCCTCGACCTGCCGACGGCCGCCGTCCTGACTCTCGTGCAGTTCGCCGCGGTCGGCCTGATCCTGGCGATCCACGCGTGGACGGTGCGGCGGCGCGAGAGCGCGCTGAAGCTCGTCGACGCCTCCGCGGTGGCACGCAGGCCGCGCGGCGCCGGGCAGTGGACGTTGCTCGCGTTCGTCATGGTGACGGTCGTGCTGCTGATCCTGTTGCCGCTCGGCGTGCTGGTGCAGCGGTCCTTCGACGGTCCCGAAGGCTTCGGGGTCGCGTACTACAAGGAGCTGACCTCGGCGGACGGCGGCGCCTTCCTCGTGCCGCCGATCGAGGCCATCGGTAATTCGCTGCAATACGCGGTGGTCGCCACGGGCATCACCGTGCTGATCGGGGGGCTCGCGGCCGCCGCCCTCACCCGGCGCGCGGGGCGTCTCGTGCGCGGGTTCGACGCGCTGCTCATGCTGCCGCTCGGCGTCTCCGCGGTGACGGTGGGCTTCGGGTTCCTGATCACGCTCGACAAGCCGCCGCTGGACCTGAGGTCCTCCTGGATCCTGGTGCCGCTCGCCCAGGCCCTGGTCGGGGTGCCGTTCGTCGTACGCACCATGCTGCCCGTCCTGCGCGCGGTGGACGGCAGGCTACGCGAGGCGGCGGCCGTGCTCGGGGCTTCGCCGCTGCGGGCGTGGCGCGAGGTCGACCTGCCGATGGTGTGGCGGGCACTGCTGATCGCCGCCGGGTTCGCCTTCGCCGTCTCGCTCGGCGAGTTCGGCGCGACGGTCTTCATCGCACGCCCCGACAACCCGACGCTGCCGGTCGCCGTGGCCCGCCTGCTCGGACGCGCGGGCGACCTCAACTACGGCCAGGCGATGGCCCTCTCGACGATTCTCATGGTGGTGTGCGCGGTGTCCCTGATGATGTTGGAACGCGTCCGGACCGGGCGCACCACGGGGGAGTTCTGA